In a single window of the Luteibacter rhizovicinus DSM 16549 genome:
- a CDS encoding ExbD/TolR family protein translates to MRAQDEEKPYDDINITPMLDLAYVLLVIFIIMTTASVQGIKVNLPKASAAVSMAKPQTKAITISESGQIFLDAYPVTIGELEERLRSLKALNPDFPVVVKGDSTVQYQKVMDILDLLRRVDLPQVGLVTGKSPKG, encoded by the coding sequence ATGCGCGCGCAAGACGAAGAGAAACCGTACGACGACATCAACATCACGCCGATGCTCGACCTGGCGTACGTGTTACTCGTGATCTTCATCATCATGACTACCGCGTCGGTGCAGGGCATCAAGGTGAACCTGCCCAAGGCCAGCGCGGCGGTGAGCATGGCCAAGCCGCAGACCAAGGCGATCACGATCTCCGAATCCGGGCAGATCTTCCTCGATGCCTATCCGGTGACGATCGGCGAACTCGAGGAGCGTCTTCGCTCGCTGAAGGCGCTCAATCCGGATTTCCCGGTGGTGGTGAAGGGCGATTCGACGGTCCAGTACCAGAAGGTCATGGACATCCTCGACCTGCTGCGTCGCGTGGACCTGCCGCAGGTCGGCCTGGTCACCGGCAAGTCGCCGAAGGGATGA
- a CDS encoding ShlB/FhaC/HecB family hemolysin secretion/activation protein has translation MATRAVWVRGARALALAISLSLTGAAAAQDAPTAFDVNEYVVDGNTTLQALDIETAVYPFLGPGKSMNDVGAARDALQKLYQAHGYQSVVVDLPPQQVKGGVVRFQVTENTVGRVRVEGATYRSPKDIRDAVPALREGDVPNFTDAQQQLTDVNKRGGAQVVPVLAPGKLPQTMDVTLKVTDSSPLHASLEVNNDHSVNTPELRTVASVRDDNLFQKGQSASLTYIVAPQDRNAAEVWAGSYLIPLSSDWSVLTSAYKSNSNANAVGGTTVLGKGNAFGFTFVRTLPTHGEYSQSLSLGVTRKHFDQNISLGEQTSKAPIAYIPVVASYQGQSVGERSSSSIGVSGTFGFRAGGSDSAAFDNQRYKAKQNFFYVKFDGGHTMLFEDGFSLAGRLGLQLSTSSLVSSEQYAAGGDSTVRGYLEAEETADHGVIGSLEFRTPSIAQHIGGWVNDWRFHVFADAARLALMNALPQLIDAANPDAGSTRVTSYDLSSVGVGTRFQIFNIATGAFEVAYPFNNGQATRAHDTRIHFSLKADL, from the coding sequence GTGGCTACACGAGCAGTATGGGTGCGAGGCGCACGCGCGCTGGCGCTGGCGATCTCGCTATCGCTGACAGGTGCCGCCGCGGCGCAGGACGCGCCGACCGCGTTCGACGTCAACGAGTACGTCGTCGATGGCAACACGACACTGCAAGCGCTGGATATCGAAACGGCCGTGTATCCGTTCCTCGGCCCCGGCAAGTCGATGAACGACGTGGGCGCCGCGCGGGACGCGCTGCAGAAGCTTTACCAGGCGCACGGGTACCAGTCCGTCGTGGTCGACCTGCCGCCGCAGCAGGTGAAGGGTGGGGTGGTCCGTTTCCAGGTCACCGAGAACACCGTGGGCCGCGTGCGCGTGGAAGGCGCGACCTACCGCTCGCCCAAGGACATCCGCGATGCCGTGCCGGCGCTGCGCGAAGGCGACGTGCCGAACTTCACCGATGCCCAGCAGCAGCTCACCGACGTGAACAAGCGCGGTGGTGCGCAGGTGGTTCCGGTGCTCGCGCCGGGCAAGCTGCCGCAGACGATGGACGTGACGCTCAAGGTCACCGACAGCTCGCCGCTGCACGCCAGCCTCGAGGTCAACAACGACCATAGCGTCAACACGCCCGAGCTGCGCACCGTGGCCAGCGTGCGCGACGACAACCTGTTCCAGAAGGGACAGTCGGCGTCGCTGACGTATATCGTCGCGCCGCAGGATCGCAACGCGGCGGAAGTCTGGGCCGGCTCCTATCTGATTCCGCTGAGCAGCGACTGGAGCGTGCTCACCTCCGCGTACAAGTCCAACAGCAACGCCAATGCCGTTGGCGGCACCACGGTGCTGGGCAAGGGCAACGCCTTCGGCTTCACCTTCGTGCGTACGCTGCCGACGCATGGCGAGTACTCGCAGTCGCTGTCGCTGGGCGTGACGCGCAAGCACTTCGACCAGAACATCAGCCTGGGTGAGCAGACCTCGAAGGCACCGATCGCCTATATCCCGGTAGTGGCCAGCTACCAGGGTCAGTCGGTCGGCGAACGCTCCTCCAGCAGCATCGGCGTGAGCGGCACCTTCGGCTTCCGTGCCGGTGGCAGCGACTCGGCGGCCTTCGACAACCAGCGCTACAAGGCCAAGCAGAACTTCTTCTACGTGAAGTTCGACGGTGGCCACACGATGCTGTTCGAAGACGGCTTCAGCCTGGCGGGCCGCCTCGGCCTGCAGCTGTCGACCTCGTCGCTGGTATCCAGCGAACAGTACGCGGCCGGCGGCGACAGCACGGTTCGCGGCTACCTCGAAGCCGAGGAGACCGCCGACCACGGCGTCATCGGTTCGCTGGAATTCCGCACGCCTTCGATCGCCCAGCACATCGGCGGTTGGGTCAACGACTGGCGATTCCATGTTTTCGCCGACGCCGCGCGTCTGGCGCTGATGAACGCCTTGCCCCAGCTGATCGACGCGGCCAATCCGGATGCCGGCAGCACGCGCGTTACCAGCTACGACCTTTCCAGCGTCGGCGTCGGTACCCGTTTCCAGATTTTCAACATCGCCACCGGTGCGTTCGAAGTGGCCTATCCGTTCAACAACGGGCAGGCCACGCGGGCACACGACACTCGCATCCATTTCTCACTCAAAGCGGATCTCTGA
- a CDS encoding energy transducer TonB family protein — protein MTLPTSRRATPKRWLGPAVGVVVLVLLGLLIWHFAGSSVGVRREAPRIATITPLPPPPPPPKEKPPEPKKVEDDIKPIDKPQDIPQKPLDAPKPSNDVARNVTINGDAQAGSDNFNIGAGDGGGMVGSGGGNGTGTGSYSQYLGYAIQQAVQRDDRVNRLAFDVRADVWLDADGKLARAELVGGTGNAKTDEALLDALRAMPRIDVTPPASLHFPVRVAIRGKRPV, from the coding sequence GTGACCTTGCCCACATCCCGTCGCGCAACACCTAAACGCTGGCTCGGTCCGGCGGTCGGTGTCGTCGTGCTCGTCTTGCTCGGCCTGCTGATCTGGCACTTCGCCGGCAGCAGCGTCGGCGTGCGTCGCGAGGCACCGCGCATCGCCACCATCACGCCCTTGCCCCCACCGCCTCCGCCGCCGAAGGAAAAGCCGCCGGAGCCGAAGAAGGTCGAGGACGACATCAAGCCGATCGACAAGCCGCAGGACATCCCGCAGAAGCCGCTGGACGCACCGAAGCCGAGTAACGACGTGGCCAGGAACGTCACGATCAACGGCGATGCCCAGGCCGGCAGCGACAACTTCAACATCGGCGCCGGCGATGGCGGCGGCATGGTCGGCTCCGGTGGCGGTAACGGCACGGGTACCGGCAGCTACAGCCAGTACCTCGGTTATGCGATCCAGCAGGCCGTGCAGCGCGACGACCGGGTCAACCGCCTGGCCTTCGATGTGCGCGCCGACGTGTGGCTGGATGCCGACGGCAAGCTCGCCCGCGCCGAACTGGTCGGTGGCACCGGCAACGCGAAGACCGACGAAGCCTTGCTCGACGCCTTGCGTGCGATGCCGCGCATCGACGTGACGCCGCCCGCCTCGCTGCACTTCCCCGTGCGCGTGGCCATCCGCGGGAAGCGCCCCGTATGA
- a CDS encoding putative porin has product MTIGKARHRPARAVLALAIGLSLCAGAAQAQSAASDNATINLVRLLVKRGVLTQSDADGLIAQANAEAAQAQKLAGTANAAPATPGQVRVTYVPEVVRNQIKDELRQEVVAQAKTEHWAEPGKLPEWLDRISWTGDMRVRDEFHYYDKGNASPVVDFAQLNKTGPYDLNGNNPPPLLNTLENRTNSLRIRARLGVNVDLGEGVTAGIRIGTGNDNNPVSTTQTLGGGFAKKDVWLDQAWLAWKPTDWAQVIGGRMPNPFMSTDLVYSNDLNFDGIVGKFNVPMTDQLSTFANVGMFPIEYQADDFPSQQGVKQASRDKWMTGAQLGATWKFNEDTQLKAALAYYRFDHMQGQLSSPCSIYLGVTACDTDTSRSAFMQKGNSLFLIRDIVPDPNSPTNYAQPQFVGLVYDYHVADANAQFDTKVADTPLRIEADYIRNMAYHRADAFRPDVGLNRLVNNFGAGDIAESTYKSGPVGWMLRATLGDVNPHAAGDWNVSLAYKYLQPDATLDGLTDTDFHLGGTNAKGFILGGSYGISKYSWLSLRYFNAREVFGPPLSIDVFQLEMNARF; this is encoded by the coding sequence ATGACCATCGGAAAGGCCCGCCATCGACCCGCGCGAGCCGTGCTGGCCCTCGCCATCGGGCTGTCGCTCTGCGCGGGCGCTGCCCAGGCGCAGAGTGCCGCGTCGGACAACGCCACGATCAACCTCGTTCGCCTGCTGGTGAAGCGCGGCGTGCTGACCCAGTCGGACGCCGATGGCCTCATCGCCCAGGCCAATGCCGAGGCCGCGCAGGCGCAGAAGCTCGCCGGCACCGCGAATGCGGCGCCCGCCACGCCGGGCCAGGTGCGCGTCACCTATGTGCCCGAAGTGGTGCGCAACCAGATCAAGGATGAGCTGCGCCAGGAAGTGGTCGCCCAGGCCAAGACCGAGCATTGGGCCGAGCCGGGCAAGCTGCCCGAATGGCTCGACCGGATCAGCTGGACCGGCGACATGCGCGTGCGCGACGAATTCCACTACTACGACAAGGGCAATGCTTCGCCCGTCGTAGACTTCGCGCAGCTCAACAAGACGGGTCCCTACGACCTCAACGGCAACAATCCGCCGCCGCTGCTCAACACGCTGGAGAACCGCACGAACTCGCTGCGTATCCGTGCGCGTCTCGGCGTGAACGTCGACCTGGGTGAGGGCGTCACCGCCGGCATCCGCATCGGTACCGGCAACGACAACAACCCGGTCTCGACCACGCAGACCCTCGGCGGCGGCTTCGCCAAAAAGGACGTCTGGCTCGACCAGGCCTGGTTGGCCTGGAAGCCGACGGACTGGGCGCAGGTCATCGGCGGCCGCATGCCGAACCCGTTCATGAGCACGGACCTGGTCTACTCGAACGACCTGAACTTCGACGGCATCGTCGGCAAGTTCAACGTGCCGATGACCGACCAGCTCAGCACTTTCGCCAACGTCGGCATGTTCCCGATCGAATACCAGGCCGACGACTTCCCGTCGCAGCAGGGCGTCAAGCAGGCCAGCCGCGACAAGTGGATGACCGGCGCACAGCTCGGTGCCACGTGGAAGTTCAACGAAGACACCCAGCTCAAGGCTGCCCTTGCGTACTACCGCTTCGATCACATGCAGGGCCAGCTGTCCTCGCCGTGCTCGATCTACCTGGGCGTGACCGCCTGCGATACGGACACCAGCCGCTCGGCTTTCATGCAGAAGGGTAACTCGTTGTTCCTGATCCGCGACATCGTGCCGGACCCGAACTCGCCGACCAACTACGCGCAGCCGCAGTTCGTCGGCCTGGTCTACGACTATCACGTCGCCGATGCCAACGCCCAGTTCGATACCAAGGTGGCCGATACGCCGCTGCGCATCGAGGCCGACTACATCCGCAACATGGCTTACCACCGCGCGGATGCCTTCCGCCCCGACGTCGGCCTGAATCGCCTGGTCAACAACTTCGGTGCCGGCGATATCGCCGAATCCACCTACAAGAGCGGCCCGGTGGGCTGGATGCTGCGCGCCACGCTCGGCGATGTGAACCCGCATGCGGCCGGCGACTGGAACGTGAGCCTGGCCTACAAGTACCTGCAGCCCGATGCCACGCTCGATGGCCTGACCGACACCGACTTCCACCTCGGTGGCACCAATGCCAAGGGTTTCATCCTCGGCGGCAGCTACGGCATCTCGAAGTATTCGTGGCTCAGCCTGCGCTACTTCAACGCCAGGGAAGTGTTCGGCCCGCCGCTCTCGATCGACGTGTTCCAGCTTGAAATGAATGCCCGGTTCTAA
- a CDS encoding FecR family protein, with product MDTTKTKESERQAQAWLVHLTSGTATREDGEAFRRWCLASEQHAEAFARTRQMWHDLGPAIARRQDAAPRGGRPAPRHAVRMSRRAFLGSAIAASVAAVVVARYGFDMGGQRGTGATLRTAVGEQRHVDVTQGVALEMNTATDIGVRSSGNAITGFRLRSGEAVVRIDASHTTPFVVELDDARVLSGPGALFAVRCVDGVSSVTCLEGQAVLARAATKTLVKPSQQLAFDADGLGAAMAVNPDTALAWRHRVLIYDNQPLADVVTDINRYRPGRIVITDRALGERRVHARFTLDQMADVATLIEDAYGAHATHLPGGWVLLS from the coding sequence ATGGACACGACCAAGACCAAGGAGAGCGAGCGCCAGGCCCAGGCGTGGCTCGTGCATCTGACCTCGGGCACGGCCACCCGCGAGGACGGCGAAGCGTTTCGTCGCTGGTGCCTTGCGAGCGAGCAGCACGCCGAAGCCTTCGCACGCACGCGGCAGATGTGGCACGACCTCGGCCCGGCCATCGCCCGGCGCCAGGACGCTGCGCCGCGTGGTGGGCGCCCGGCGCCACGTCACGCGGTGAGGATGAGTCGCCGCGCCTTCCTCGGGTCGGCCATCGCGGCGTCCGTCGCTGCCGTCGTCGTCGCCCGTTATGGCTTCGACATGGGCGGGCAACGCGGCACGGGTGCGACGCTGCGCACGGCTGTCGGCGAACAGCGGCACGTCGACGTGACGCAAGGCGTCGCGCTGGAAATGAACACCGCCACGGACATCGGCGTGCGTTCCTCGGGCAATGCGATCACCGGCTTTCGCCTGCGCTCGGGCGAAGCGGTCGTCCGCATCGACGCGAGTCATACCACCCCCTTCGTCGTTGAACTGGACGACGCCCGCGTGCTCTCCGGCCCGGGCGCGTTGTTCGCCGTGCGTTGCGTGGATGGCGTGTCCTCGGTCACCTGCCTCGAAGGGCAGGCCGTGCTGGCACGGGCCGCGACGAAGACCCTGGTCAAGCCGTCACAGCAGTTGGCCTTCGACGCCGATGGCCTCGGCGCCGCGATGGCCGTGAACCCCGATACCGCGCTCGCATGGAGGCATCGCGTCCTGATCTACGACAACCAGCCCCTGGCCGACGTCGTCACCGACATCAATCGCTATCGCCCCGGTCGCATCGTCATTACTGACCGTGCCCTCGGCGAGCGGCGCGTGCATGCGCGTTTCACCCTGGACCAGATGGCCGACGTGGCCACGCTGATCGAAGACGCCTATGGCGCGCACGCTACCCACCTTCCTGGTGGCTGGGTGTTGTTGAGCTGA
- a CDS encoding DUF2341 domain-containing protein: protein MTRILLLTCLLILGWVPAAHADTSWWNQDFSFRKAITIDTTAKGGNVTTAVGRTPLLVRLHSGNFTFDGVSESGADVRFVAADDKTPLNFQIESFDPVLGVALIWVDVPQVAADAQQQIWMYYGNAKAQGAEKAGAVFDADYAAVYHFEEPAGTPPHDATAYGNNAVGNDIAGVDGVIGKSAHFDGSKIVTLPGSVSMNVAEGGTFTFSTWIKLDALADGRALVYARRQGEQKLLIGLDHGVPFVQTGDATSTAGEPIKAGAWTHLAVTAAGDDIALYVDGKPYAKLAAKLPAMTSQATLGGDIAGQAETFVPFTGLMDEVRLSRIARPATLIAVDAQTQGAESRLLNYGADEKQSGVGFGYFGIIVKSVTADAWVIIGILLVMAALSWVVMWQRAAYVNRVTNANEDFLDAFRQQGRNILALSKDPAAARLQDASLYRLYKVGAAEVWNRRDADGHDHIASESIEAIRATMDSVLVRENQRLSKSMVLLTIAISGGPFLGLLGTVVGVMITFAAIAAAGDVNVNAIAPGIAAALLATVAGLFVAIPALFGYNYLLIRNKNVTANMQVFVDEFVTRLAEQQRTTHPSAVAA, encoded by the coding sequence GTGACTCGAATCTTGTTACTGACCTGCTTGCTGATCCTCGGCTGGGTGCCGGCGGCTCATGCCGACACCTCGTGGTGGAACCAGGACTTCTCCTTCCGCAAGGCCATCACCATCGACACGACGGCCAAGGGCGGCAACGTCACGACGGCGGTCGGTCGCACGCCGCTGCTGGTTCGCCTGCACTCGGGCAACTTCACCTTCGACGGTGTCTCGGAATCCGGCGCAGATGTTCGCTTTGTCGCCGCCGACGACAAGACGCCGCTGAACTTCCAGATCGAGAGCTTCGATCCGGTGCTCGGCGTGGCGCTGATCTGGGTCGACGTGCCGCAGGTCGCCGCGGACGCGCAGCAGCAGATCTGGATGTACTACGGCAACGCCAAGGCCCAGGGTGCCGAGAAGGCCGGCGCGGTGTTCGACGCCGACTACGCTGCGGTGTATCACTTTGAAGAGCCCGCCGGCACGCCGCCGCACGATGCCACCGCCTATGGCAACAACGCCGTCGGCAACGATATCGCCGGCGTCGACGGTGTCATCGGCAAATCCGCGCACTTCGATGGTTCCAAGATCGTCACCCTGCCGGGCAGCGTGTCGATGAATGTCGCCGAAGGTGGCACCTTCACGTTCAGCACCTGGATCAAGCTCGATGCCTTGGCCGACGGTCGCGCACTGGTCTATGCCCGTCGCCAGGGCGAGCAGAAGCTGCTGATCGGCCTCGATCACGGCGTGCCCTTCGTGCAGACCGGCGACGCTACCAGCACGGCCGGCGAGCCGATCAAGGCCGGTGCCTGGACGCACCTGGCGGTCACCGCCGCCGGCGACGACATCGCGCTCTATGTCGACGGCAAGCCCTACGCCAAGCTCGCTGCGAAACTGCCGGCGATGACCAGCCAGGCCACGCTCGGTGGCGATATCGCCGGCCAGGCCGAGACCTTCGTGCCGTTCACCGGCCTGATGGACGAAGTGCGCCTGTCGCGCATCGCCCGCCCGGCGACGCTGATCGCGGTGGACGCGCAGACCCAGGGTGCGGAATCCAGGCTGCTGAACTACGGCGCCGACGAGAAGCAGTCGGGTGTGGGCTTCGGTTACTTCGGCATCATCGTCAAGTCGGTCACCGCGGACGCCTGGGTCATCATCGGCATCCTGCTGGTCATGGCCGCGTTGTCCTGGGTGGTCATGTGGCAGCGCGCCGCCTACGTGAACCGCGTGACGAATGCCAACGAGGACTTCCTCGATGCCTTCCGCCAGCAGGGCCGCAACATCCTCGCGTTGTCCAAGGATCCGGCCGCCGCCCGCCTGCAGGATGCCTCGCTGTATCGCCTGTACAAGGTCGGCGCCGCGGAAGTCTGGAACCGCCGCGATGCCGACGGTCACGACCACATCGCCTCGGAATCCATCGAAGCCATCCGCGCCACGATGGACTCGGTGCTGGTGCGCGAGAACCAGCGCCTGTCCAAGTCGATGGTGCTGCTGACCATCGCCATCTCCGGCGGCCCCTTCCTCGGCCTGCTCGGCACCGTGGTCGGCGTGATGATCACCTTCGCCGCGATCGCCGCGGCGGGCGACGTGAACGTCAATGCGATCGCGCCGGGTATCGCCGCGGCGTTGCTCGCCACCGTCGCCGGCCTGTTCGTCGCGATTCCGGCGCTGTTTGGCTACAACTACCTGCTGATCCGCAACAAGAACGTCACCGCGAACATGCAGGTGTTCGTCGACGAGTTCGTGACTCGCCTGGCGGAACAGCAGCGCACCACCCACCCGTCGGCCGTCGCGGCCTGA
- a CDS encoding STN domain-containing protein, protein MTRCVFALVACSILLASPLLAAQARTPADASQGSEETHAPTRFDIDAQPLATALRGYSEATGIAVLFDDSLVAGRSSPGIHGVAGARDALRVLLVGTGLSAHFASMSAFTVTADPTTDAEVPAVSGVATHDEFPALDEHGAAVIQVAIEAALCAHAATRPGSFRLAMQVWIDAAGVIGRVSALAPSDDPQRDARVVSTLRGVRLPASTSRFSPVTVLLTPSASGASRCAGSREWES, encoded by the coding sequence GTGACACGCTGCGTTTTCGCGCTGGTCGCGTGCTCGATCCTGCTCGCATCGCCGCTCCTCGCGGCGCAGGCGCGGACCCCGGCGGACGCTTCACAGGGGTCGGAAGAAACGCATGCGCCAACGCGCTTCGACATCGACGCACAGCCGCTCGCTACCGCGCTCCGCGGTTATAGCGAAGCGACGGGCATTGCCGTGCTGTTCGACGATTCCCTTGTCGCGGGTCGCTCGTCACCGGGTATCCATGGTGTCGCCGGCGCACGTGATGCGCTACGTGTTTTGCTCGTGGGAACGGGCCTCAGCGCTCATTTCGCCTCGATGAGCGCGTTCACCGTCACCGCCGATCCGACGACCGATGCCGAGGTGCCGGCCGTGTCCGGCGTCGCCACGCACGATGAGTTTCCTGCGCTCGACGAGCACGGTGCCGCGGTGATCCAGGTGGCGATCGAGGCTGCGCTCTGCGCGCACGCAGCGACGCGTCCGGGTAGCTTTCGCCTGGCCATGCAGGTGTGGATCGACGCCGCAGGCGTCATCGGGCGCGTGTCCGCACTGGCGCCGTCGGATGACCCGCAGCGCGACGCGCGCGTCGTGTCGACGCTACGCGGGGTGCGCTTGCCAGCGTCTACGTCCCGTTTCAGCCCTGTGACAGTTCTGCTAACGCCGTCGGCTTCCGGCGCATCGCGCTGTGCCGGTTCGCGCGAGTGGGAGAGCTGA
- the gspD gene encoding type II secretion system secretin GspD has translation MTQRRKLTGAVALAIALAGCSTLPQPRDDGALQREAMAGTEKPAPRSVILPSTNPAAPSVAAPEVTTGTGEFVKAVGLAKPTPVAEGAGTVTFNFENQPVESVVKAILGDLLHENYSIVPGVQGNVSFSTSQPVTAEQALPILETLLSWTGNALVHSNGRYVVMPAKDAVAGNLVPSIGANAPAGGLQARLFPLHFISATEMQKLIKPFARADAVLLADPTRNVLVMAGTPSELENYQRTVATFDVDWLRGMSVGVFSLQRAEVKDLTPMLDKLFGDKGNTPMAGLLRFIPIERTNSLVVISPQPAYLDEVRSWIDRIDHGGGNEAQLYVYDVRNVQASDLADYLSDIYGGGSSGGRSGDRGGKVGPGLSSGTLGGDSDSRNGSGSGFGNSSGTFGSGSSSSSSGGYLNTTGGNGINGSSSGFGSGGGSSINGSQSGFAGSGFGDDDNSHRSHTGAITTDEGVRITSVDSNNQLMVRCRPAQWAEIEQAIKRLDAVPLQVQIETRILEVALTGNFQFGVQWYLEGLVGGKNGSVGQPGNQQQWALGSGGNVYNPTTDSFFYSFVNNNLSVALKAMETSGNTKTLSAPSLVVLNNQKAHIQVGDQIPITQTFVNTGANTDNTIGQVEYKDTGVILNVRPRVNPGGLVYLNINQVVSAPGQKDITTGNFPIQQREVATQVAVQSGQTVLLGGLIKQDEGTTDTGIPGLNRIPVFGRLFGSTTRSRNRTELIVLITPRVITNGEDAKQITDEYQRKFESLQPYRESPAKPRAAEPTVTVPLHP, from the coding sequence TTGACGCAGAGACGTAAGCTGACCGGCGCCGTGGCGCTCGCGATAGCGCTGGCCGGATGCTCGACCCTGCCTCAGCCGCGCGACGACGGGGCGTTGCAGCGCGAAGCCATGGCCGGCACCGAAAAACCCGCACCTCGGTCGGTGATCCTCCCCAGCACCAACCCGGCCGCGCCGAGCGTGGCTGCGCCGGAAGTGACGACGGGCACGGGCGAGTTCGTCAAGGCCGTCGGCCTGGCGAAGCCGACCCCGGTCGCCGAAGGCGCGGGCACGGTGACCTTCAATTTCGAGAACCAGCCGGTCGAGTCGGTGGTCAAGGCGATCCTCGGCGATCTGCTGCATGAAAACTATTCGATCGTGCCGGGCGTGCAGGGCAACGTGTCCTTCTCGACCTCCCAGCCGGTCACGGCCGAGCAGGCCTTGCCGATCCTGGAGACCCTGCTGTCGTGGACGGGCAACGCGCTGGTCCACAGCAATGGCCGTTACGTGGTGATGCCCGCAAAGGACGCCGTCGCCGGCAACCTCGTGCCGAGCATCGGCGCGAACGCGCCGGCCGGTGGCCTTCAGGCGCGGCTCTTCCCCTTGCACTTCATCTCCGCGACGGAGATGCAGAAGCTGATCAAGCCGTTCGCGCGCGCCGATGCCGTGCTGCTCGCCGACCCCACGCGCAACGTGCTGGTCATGGCCGGCACGCCGAGCGAGCTGGAGAACTACCAGCGCACCGTGGCCACCTTCGACGTGGACTGGTTGCGCGGCATGTCCGTGGGCGTGTTCAGCCTGCAGCGCGCGGAGGTCAAGGACCTTACGCCGATGCTCGACAAGCTGTTCGGCGACAAGGGCAATACGCCGATGGCGGGCCTGCTGCGTTTCATTCCCATCGAGCGGACCAATTCGCTGGTGGTGATCAGTCCGCAGCCGGCGTACCTGGACGAAGTGCGCAGCTGGATCGATCGCATCGACCATGGCGGCGGCAACGAAGCGCAGCTCTACGTCTATGACGTGCGCAACGTACAGGCGTCCGACCTGGCCGATTACCTCTCCGACATCTACGGCGGTGGCTCCAGTGGTGGCCGCTCGGGCGATCGCGGCGGCAAGGTCGGTCCGGGGCTGAGCTCGGGCACGCTCGGTGGCGACAGCGATTCGCGTAACGGTTCCGGCTCCGGCTTCGGCAACAGCTCGGGCACGTTCGGCAGTGGCTCCTCGTCCTCGTCGTCTGGCGGTTACCTCAATACGACCGGCGGCAACGGCATCAACGGCTCGTCGTCGGGTTTCGGTAGCGGCGGCGGTTCGTCGATCAACGGTTCGCAGAGCGGCTTTGCCGGCAGTGGCTTCGGTGACGACGACAATTCGCATCGCTCACATACCGGCGCGATCACGACCGACGAGGGCGTGCGTATCACCTCGGTGGATTCGAATAACCAGCTGATGGTGCGTTGCCGCCCGGCGCAGTGGGCGGAGATCGAGCAGGCGATCAAGCGCCTCGATGCCGTGCCGCTGCAGGTGCAGATCGAAACGCGCATCCTCGAAGTGGCCCTGACCGGCAACTTCCAGTTTGGTGTGCAGTGGTATCTGGAAGGTCTCGTCGGCGGCAAGAACGGGTCGGTGGGCCAGCCGGGCAACCAGCAACAGTGGGCACTCGGTAGCGGCGGCAACGTCTACAACCCGACCACGGACAGCTTCTTCTACTCGTTCGTCAACAACAACCTGTCCGTCGCGCTGAAGGCGATGGAGACCAGTGGCAATACGAAGACGTTGTCCGCGCCATCGCTGGTGGTGCTGAACAACCAGAAGGCGCACATCCAGGTCGGCGACCAGATTCCGATCACGCAGACCTTCGTCAACACCGGCGCGAACACGGACAACACGATCGGCCAGGTGGAGTACAAGGACACCGGTGTGATCCTCAACGTGCGTCCGCGCGTGAATCCGGGTGGCCTGGTGTACCTCAACATCAACCAGGTGGTGAGCGCGCCGGGTCAGAAGGACATCACGACCGGCAACTTTCCGATCCAGCAGCGCGAGGTCGCCACCCAGGTGGCCGTGCAGAGCGGGCAGACGGTGTTGCTCGGTGGTTTGATCAAGCAGGACGAGGGCACCACCGATACCGGTATTCCGGGGTTGAACCGCATTCCCGTCTTCGGACGCCTGTTCGGTTCGACCACGCGCAGCCGGAACCGCACCGAGCTGATCGTGCTGATCACACCGCGCGTCATCACCAATGGCGAAGACGCGAAGCAGATCACCGACGAGTACCAGCGCAAGTTCGAATCGCTGCAGCCGTATCGGGAGTCGCCGGCCAAGCCGCGCGCCGCCGAGCCGACGGTGACGGTGCCGTTGCATCCCTGA
- a CDS encoding RNA polymerase sigma factor — MDTTMLGLFLANYEDFRRRLRRRLRSDDLVDDVLQETYLRVERLDPDAERATHPTGYLFRMALNMAADHHRSSGRLLTGEEVDDLIQGADDHLDPPTVLSSQQDIAALGLALDMLTRRQREILIAARIDELPQVEIAARHGISVRMVGKELKKALETCATKVGRKSVQRFGPGAGDPS, encoded by the coding sequence GTGGACACCACGATGCTCGGGCTGTTCCTCGCCAACTACGAAGACTTCCGCCGTCGGCTGCGTCGCCGTCTGCGTTCGGACGATCTCGTCGACGACGTATTGCAGGAGACCTACCTGCGCGTCGAGCGGCTCGATCCCGATGCCGAGCGCGCCACGCACCCGACCGGTTATCTGTTCCGCATGGCCCTCAACATGGCCGCGGATCATCATCGTTCCTCCGGCCGGCTGCTCACGGGCGAGGAAGTCGATGACCTGATCCAGGGTGCGGACGATCATCTCGATCCACCCACCGTGCTTTCGTCGCAGCAGGACATCGCGGCGCTGGGCCTGGCCCTGGACATGCTCACCCGTCGCCAGCGCGAGATCCTCATCGCGGCACGGATCGACGAGCTGCCGCAGGTGGAAATCGCGGCGCGTCACGGCATCTCCGTGCGCATGGTCGGCAAGGAACTGAAGAAGGCTCTTGAGACCTGTGCCACAAAAGTAGGCAGAAAATCGGTACAGCGGTTCGGTCCCGGGGCGGGAGATCCGTCTTGA